In Phaseolus vulgaris cultivar G19833 chromosome 3, P. vulgaris v2.0, whole genome shotgun sequence, the sequence TGGTATTAGCAAGTAACTCTTGTATCTAAGTATTattctaatttaaataataataaaaatagtttcaGTTTAAGacgaaaataatttttttaaagtatatgGTTAAGATTCGAGgagaaaattaataataaaaaataaaaatatttgaatttgaaatttgggaaatttatttaaacctaaacttaaaatttaaagttcacATTTATGTTTTGAATAAATGCTTAACAATGGTAAAATCGCTGAGAATACAATACAAATATTCTTGCACTGAAAAGAGAGAATGAAAATTTACAgtataaaaaatgatttaaaatataaaataatttattttattaagaatataaatttaattgttgAATAAGAGTAAAATcaagtgtgtgtgtgtgtatatatatatatatatatatatatatatatatatatatattatcaagtTGAATTATTGAAAGTGACTTTTGTTGTGCCAGTTTCAACTCAAATTCATCAGACCTTTCGCAAACCGGTTCATATTTCCACAACTTGAAGATGGCCGATGCACAAAACCCTTGTGAGTTATATTTGTTGTGGTTTATATGAACTTCATGTCATGACTTCCCATAACCAATGGCTTGTTTAATTCACTGCAAAAGTGCATAACTAGTACCAATAATTCAACCTCATTAGTCACTATAACTGTGTTGTCTGACTGAAATGCTTTTAAATTGTTCAAAGGTTCTATGTATTATGTTTTCGATTATATTCTGCACTTTCTCAAAGTAGCAGTTTCTTGTTTCTTGATTGAATAGAACatagaatagtatggttcggaAGAGTTCCAGAGTTTATGTTCTCAGTTTGTGGGTTGCCTTTGACTCTTCAAGACTCTTTATTTAAAAAGGATTTGGCTGTGAGATGTTGGAAACAGCACACTACCGAATTACCCAAATTTCTAGGTTTCTTAACTGCCCTATTCGTGTCTTCATTTTTTGCTATCCCCATCAATCCGAGTGTTGCCAAATCTTGCCTACACTGAAGATTCTAATTCCACTTTTGAATTTTATCTCTCCATATCATATaaacataatttcttttattctcTCTTTAACTGTATTACACAAAGTTTACCTCATCAACAGGGTTTCATATTCCATGATTTATAATGTTTTTCCTATGCAAATggaaataaaatgaaatgaaagtaTCCAAAGTGGCATATGAAAAGTATAGTATAATGGTGCTGAGTATTTCAGAAGCATTTATTGCGGTATTTGAAATGAAACCTGAGTAGCATACtgaatattcaatcaattaAGAAGAAATTGACTTGAAACTGTTGAATTATTTTCTCAGCATTTCAGCAGCAGAAAGTCATAATCCGGAACAAACATGGCAATAGACTAGTGGGCATACTACATGAATCTGGAACCCAAGAGATTGTTATCCTATGCCATGGTCTTCGAGCTTCCAAGGTTACTTTCCtgttttataaattatgaaCCCACTATTTTTTGTTATAATGCAAATGTTATTCGAAATTGATCTGACATCTGATCCATAATCCATGTACACATAAATACCTGGATTCAGTTACTCATTgttgaatttatttttcttatctcCAGGAAAACTTTATCATGACAAATCTAGCTGCTGCTCTAGAAAATGCTGGAATCAGTTCTTTCCGGTTTGACTTCACTGGAAATGGGTAAATTTCTTGTTACAAATCAAAACCGTGAACTTATTTATGTTTGTAATTTTGACCATCAAAAGATAGAACTACTAGTTCTTCCGTTTATGCCATGTTCTAGGAAACTTCTGCTACCTAATCCTGACCATTAGTATTGTTGCTTAACTGtttcattttgatttagttGTTGAGTTTTCCTTATAGGGAAAGCGAAGGTTTATTTGAGTTTGGTAGCTACTGGAGGGAAGCTGAGGATATACGTGCTGTAGCTCAACACTTTCAAGAAACAAACCATACAGTTATTGCAATTGTTGGGCACAGTAAAGGTTTGTTGTATTATATTGATTTCCATACATGCATATGTAATTCTACGAAATGACGAGAGGCGTAGTAACAAGCGTCCAGGTACACCGCCGAGGCACTTGATTTGTGTCAATATGTTTCAAATAACCAATTATATAAGTAGTTTCTGGTCAACAATGATTTGGCTGGGGCAGAAATCTCAGAATGAGGCATTAGGATAAGAACAGCGCAGTTTCttgcataaataataattttttactatttGTAGAATTTTACTCACTGAAAATAAAAGCATGTCTGTATGTATTTATAGTTCATACTATGAATAAAACACTGTTTCTTAATCTACTGAGCTAGTCAGCAAAAGTACTCAAATGAAACTTGAGTAGTTTTTATCTTGGTATGTTTAAAGAGGATTTATGAGAAATTTTATCACTTGCCTTAAACTGTAAAGTGAAGTGTACTGTGATGTCTGTGTTAATCGCACTGGATAGGAATAAATACATGTCAAGTTGCTGCATATTTGTGCTAGgttttaaaacaatatttcatCCCTAAGAAAAAATTGATAAGATCTTCCATGGATG encodes:
- the LOC137807225 gene encoding uncharacterized protein isoform X2, yielding MADAQNPSFQQQKVIIRNKHGNRLVGILHESGTQEIVILCHGLRASKENFIMTNLAAALENAGISSFRFDFTGNGESEGLFEFGSYWREAEDIRAVAQHFQETNHTVIAIVGHSKGANAALLYASKYHDTKTIVNLSGSHDLKVGLENRFGKDFMERLGREGFIELKAESAGGIDYRVTEESLKDRLNIIMLEECLHIDKECRSGKNCQIVPLFSSFHLRYRVSL